A genomic region of Lytechinus pictus isolate F3 Inbred chromosome 2, Lp3.0, whole genome shotgun sequence contains the following coding sequences:
- the LOC129254173 gene encoding uncharacterized protein LOC129254173 isoform X2 codes for MRMHCQTRITVFCFLYVFAITSSSSLPKSAHPRTNRKHMDLTVRSVKETDADTKSLTKIDSGAIADFPSIDEEYSMNSVVDDGPIYTCEEIFQMTDLNEDGRVTEAEYRQANPNMTDLEMSFVFQRYDPDCDGNIYIENLCGNIVDGTGIEIEIGVAGQLPDPMEVNCRTLSMQICDKESFLVVWEQIEAEETADNTLCRALQTHIECVSRENKYCGLDDYVADVKQTVASFIRSGICPNIHVNDETVSGIPSSGVRQVRSAKNGHRSRHSNSLRNTDVDPTTLLRSSHTCLRSTMEPCNTNFISSLRSGNVDPCETLVDYRRCARKSTRRCQDRTNAMRIRDGIKSITRAHRKAKLCVQ; via the exons ATGAG AATGCATTGTCAAACGAGGATAACCGTGTTCTGCTTCCTGTACGTATTCGCCATCACGTCAAGTAGCTCTCTGCCGAAGAGCGCGCATCCCCGAACGAACCGGAAGCACATGGACCTCACCGTCAGATCTGTCAAGGAAACAGATGCCGACACCAAATCATTGACCAAGATAGACTCGGGAGCAATAGCAGACTTCCCATCAATAGATGAAGAGTACAGTATGAACAG TGTCGTTGACGACGGACCTATTTACACCTGCGAGGAGATATTTCAGATGACAGACCTCAACGAGGATGGACGTGTAACGGAAGCAGAGTACAGACAGGCCAACCCCAACATGACGGATTTAGAAATGTCGTTTGTCTTCCAGAGATACGATCCTGACTGCGACGGCAACATCTACATAGAGAACCTATGTGGAAATATCGTCGACGGCACCGGTATAGAGATTGAGATAGGCGTGGCTGGCCAACTTCCTGACCCGATGGAAG TTAACTGCAGAACGCTGTCGATGCAAATCTGTGACAAGGAATCATTTTTGGTTGTTTGGGAACAAATTGAGGCCGAAGAGACAGCCGATAATACACTTTGCAGGGCTTTACAG ACACACATCGAATGTGTTAGCCGGGAAAACAAATACTGTGGCCTAGATGACTACGTTGCTGACGTCAAACAGACCGTAGCCAGCTTTATCCGGTCAGGAATATGTCCAAACATTCACGTCAACGATGAAACCGTCTCGGGAATCCCATCATCAGGGGTGCGACAGGTCCGATCAGCTAAGAATG GTCACAGGTCGAGGCATAGCAATAGTCTGAGGAACACGGACGTGGACCCGACCACCCTGCTTAGATCCTCGCATACGTGTTTGAGGTCGACAATGGAACCCTGCAATACGAACTTTATCTCATCACTAAGATCAGGGAATGTCGATCCCTGCGAAACGCTGGTCGATTACAGGCGTTGCGCACGGAAATCGACGCGGAGATGTCAAGACAGAACAAACGCAATGCGCATCAGAGACGGCATCAAGTCCATCACCCGCGCGCACAGAAAAGCCAAACTTTGTGTACAATAG
- the LOC129254173 gene encoding uncharacterized protein LOC129254173 isoform X1, producing MPTFRTYSRMHCQTRITVFCFLYVFAITSSSSLPKSAHPRTNRKHMDLTVRSVKETDADTKSLTKIDSGAIADFPSIDEEYSMNSVVDDGPIYTCEEIFQMTDLNEDGRVTEAEYRQANPNMTDLEMSFVFQRYDPDCDGNIYIENLCGNIVDGTGIEIEIGVAGQLPDPMEVNCRTLSMQICDKESFLVVWEQIEAEETADNTLCRALQTHIECVSRENKYCGLDDYVADVKQTVASFIRSGICPNIHVNDETVSGIPSSGVRQVRSAKNGHRSRHSNSLRNTDVDPTTLLRSSHTCLRSTMEPCNTNFISSLRSGNVDPCETLVDYRRCARKSTRRCQDRTNAMRIRDGIKSITRAHRKAKLCVQ from the exons ATGCCAACTTTCAGAACGTATTCAAG AATGCATTGTCAAACGAGGATAACCGTGTTCTGCTTCCTGTACGTATTCGCCATCACGTCAAGTAGCTCTCTGCCGAAGAGCGCGCATCCCCGAACGAACCGGAAGCACATGGACCTCACCGTCAGATCTGTCAAGGAAACAGATGCCGACACCAAATCATTGACCAAGATAGACTCGGGAGCAATAGCAGACTTCCCATCAATAGATGAAGAGTACAGTATGAACAG TGTCGTTGACGACGGACCTATTTACACCTGCGAGGAGATATTTCAGATGACAGACCTCAACGAGGATGGACGTGTAACGGAAGCAGAGTACAGACAGGCCAACCCCAACATGACGGATTTAGAAATGTCGTTTGTCTTCCAGAGATACGATCCTGACTGCGACGGCAACATCTACATAGAGAACCTATGTGGAAATATCGTCGACGGCACCGGTATAGAGATTGAGATAGGCGTGGCTGGCCAACTTCCTGACCCGATGGAAG TTAACTGCAGAACGCTGTCGATGCAAATCTGTGACAAGGAATCATTTTTGGTTGTTTGGGAACAAATTGAGGCCGAAGAGACAGCCGATAATACACTTTGCAGGGCTTTACAG ACACACATCGAATGTGTTAGCCGGGAAAACAAATACTGTGGCCTAGATGACTACGTTGCTGACGTCAAACAGACCGTAGCCAGCTTTATCCGGTCAGGAATATGTCCAAACATTCACGTCAACGATGAAACCGTCTCGGGAATCCCATCATCAGGGGTGCGACAGGTCCGATCAGCTAAGAATG GTCACAGGTCGAGGCATAGCAATAGTCTGAGGAACACGGACGTGGACCCGACCACCCTGCTTAGATCCTCGCATACGTGTTTGAGGTCGACAATGGAACCCTGCAATACGAACTTTATCTCATCACTAAGATCAGGGAATGTCGATCCCTGCGAAACGCTGGTCGATTACAGGCGTTGCGCACGGAAATCGACGCGGAGATGTCAAGACAGAACAAACGCAATGCGCATCAGAGACGGCATCAAGTCCATCACCCGCGCGCACAGAAAAGCCAAACTTTGTGTACAATAG
- the LOC129254173 gene encoding uncharacterized protein LOC129254173 isoform X3 encodes MHCQTRITVFCFLYVFAITSSSSLPKSAHPRTNRKHMDLTVRSVKETDADTKSLTKIDSGAIADFPSIDEEYSMNSVVDDGPIYTCEEIFQMTDLNEDGRVTEAEYRQANPNMTDLEMSFVFQRYDPDCDGNIYIENLCGNIVDGTGIEIEIGVAGQLPDPMEVNCRTLSMQICDKESFLVVWEQIEAEETADNTLCRALQTHIECVSRENKYCGLDDYVADVKQTVASFIRSGICPNIHVNDETVSGIPSSGVRQVRSAKNGHRSRHSNSLRNTDVDPTTLLRSSHTCLRSTMEPCNTNFISSLRSGNVDPCETLVDYRRCARKSTRRCQDRTNAMRIRDGIKSITRAHRKAKLCVQ; translated from the exons ATGCATTGTCAAACGAGGATAACCGTGTTCTGCTTCCTGTACGTATTCGCCATCACGTCAAGTAGCTCTCTGCCGAAGAGCGCGCATCCCCGAACGAACCGGAAGCACATGGACCTCACCGTCAGATCTGTCAAGGAAACAGATGCCGACACCAAATCATTGACCAAGATAGACTCGGGAGCAATAGCAGACTTCCCATCAATAGATGAAGAGTACAGTATGAACAG TGTCGTTGACGACGGACCTATTTACACCTGCGAGGAGATATTTCAGATGACAGACCTCAACGAGGATGGACGTGTAACGGAAGCAGAGTACAGACAGGCCAACCCCAACATGACGGATTTAGAAATGTCGTTTGTCTTCCAGAGATACGATCCTGACTGCGACGGCAACATCTACATAGAGAACCTATGTGGAAATATCGTCGACGGCACCGGTATAGAGATTGAGATAGGCGTGGCTGGCCAACTTCCTGACCCGATGGAAG TTAACTGCAGAACGCTGTCGATGCAAATCTGTGACAAGGAATCATTTTTGGTTGTTTGGGAACAAATTGAGGCCGAAGAGACAGCCGATAATACACTTTGCAGGGCTTTACAG ACACACATCGAATGTGTTAGCCGGGAAAACAAATACTGTGGCCTAGATGACTACGTTGCTGACGTCAAACAGACCGTAGCCAGCTTTATCCGGTCAGGAATATGTCCAAACATTCACGTCAACGATGAAACCGTCTCGGGAATCCCATCATCAGGGGTGCGACAGGTCCGATCAGCTAAGAATG GTCACAGGTCGAGGCATAGCAATAGTCTGAGGAACACGGACGTGGACCCGACCACCCTGCTTAGATCCTCGCATACGTGTTTGAGGTCGACAATGGAACCCTGCAATACGAACTTTATCTCATCACTAAGATCAGGGAATGTCGATCCCTGCGAAACGCTGGTCGATTACAGGCGTTGCGCACGGAAATCGACGCGGAGATGTCAAGACAGAACAAACGCAATGCGCATCAGAGACGGCATCAAGTCCATCACCCGCGCGCACAGAAAAGCCAAACTTTGTGTACAATAG